A genomic stretch from Hemicordylus capensis ecotype Gifberg chromosome 1, rHemCap1.1.pri, whole genome shotgun sequence includes:
- the LOC128340513 gene encoding uncharacterized protein LOC128340513, producing the protein MAFFLWVLALAITSLIALVYIYRKKGRSRRRRQVRKKRRVRVDRRRLPKRPAKKTEHQMPGPVYVEQPWLTECLSQGDCYFKCGKWRKEKPAHHRRRPLSVQDLWLTIGQGGFLPEHERWLQEFLCGTMRPMLPPLQTPALSTTKAERTRPYFVETDPNHPNLSCGLNRRAVHLQQVGRAKVLRRFRKLAEPPLETPALSTSRTDPTRPYFVAPQNQQVCLTCGLDPTTTFLKKKGRFETLKRFRKMNEKTSRKRKRPYDPGEGPRIKRRRIWP; encoded by the exons ATGGCCTTCTTCCTCTGGGTTTTGGCTTTGGCCATTACAAGCCTCATTGCCTTGGTCTATATCTACCGGAAAAAGGGCCGTTCAAGGCGGAGGAGACAG gtacgaaAGAAGCGGCGTGTCCGGGTGGACCGTCGGCGTTTACCTAAGCGGCCCgctaaaaaaactgaacatcagatgccaggacctgtttac gtggaacagccttggcttacggagtgtctgtcacagggtgactgctactttaaatgtggaaaatggcgaaaagaaaaacctgcccaccacaggaggagacctctcagc gtccaagatctTTGGCTCACTATAGGACAGGGTGGATTTCTCCCGGAGCATGAGCGCTGGCTGCAAGAATTTCTCTGTGGCACGATGAGACCTATGCTG cctccactgcaaactccagccctgtccaccaccaaggccgaacggacccgaccctactttgtg gagacagaccctaaccaccccaatctgtcctgtggccttaaccggagagcagtgcacttacagcaggtgggccgagcaaaagtcctgaggcgcttccgcaagctggctgag cctccactggaaactccagctctgtccaccagcaggaccgacccaacccgaccctactttgtg gctccccaaaaccaacaggtctgccttacctgtggcctcgaccccacaacaacatttttaaaaaagaaagggaggttcgagacattgaaacgcttccgtaagatgaatgag aagacgagcaggaagaggaaaaggccatatgatccaggagaaggcccaag gatcaaacggaggagaatctggccctag